From a region of the Halomonas sp. HL-93 genome:
- the nadE gene encoding ammonia-dependent NAD(+) synthetase, producing the protein MERVEEISQYLQSHNLKMATAESCTAGLIVSELARVPGSGQSIDCGLAVYSPEAKQRYLAVRAETIEAHGLTSEQTSSEMALGALNNNDADVAVANTGIAGPESHEGIPAGTVCFAWAFRREQQQYLFTETRRFSGDRNDVRLAAAFYALERIPELHGQVVKGEANPANQRATQVHIQTVLHVTPTIDPREESTRRVDFLCRQMIDTGQHALVLGISGGVDSTVAGRLAQLAVEKARSQGVNAHFYAMRLPYAIQHDEDDAQKAIEFIQPDSVLTVNVKPASDAMLASLEEGGLAFEDQHQRDFVLGNIKARQRMVAQYAAAGARGGLVVGTDQTAEALMGFFTKFGDGACDVAPLTGLTKGQVRELGVELGAPAELVEKQPTADLESLKPQLADEQALGVSYAEIDAFLVGEHVSDAASSTIIKTFQRTEHKRQLPITP; encoded by the coding sequence ATGGAACGTGTGGAAGAGATAAGTCAGTACTTGCAATCCCATAACCTGAAAATGGCGACAGCCGAATCGTGTACAGCGGGGCTTATTGTGTCAGAGCTGGCCCGTGTGCCCGGCAGCGGCCAGTCAATTGACTGTGGGCTGGCAGTTTATTCTCCCGAGGCCAAACAACGCTATTTGGCAGTGCGTGCCGAGACCATAGAAGCGCATGGCTTAACCAGTGAGCAAACGTCGTCTGAAATGGCGCTGGGGGCGTTGAATAATAACGATGCCGATGTAGCCGTTGCCAATACGGGCATCGCTGGGCCAGAGTCCCACGAGGGAATTCCGGCAGGCACCGTATGCTTTGCCTGGGCGTTTCGCCGCGAACAACAGCAGTACCTGTTTACCGAAACACGGCGCTTTAGCGGTGATCGCAATGATGTTCGCCTTGCCGCTGCGTTTTACGCGTTAGAACGTATCCCTGAGCTTCATGGCCAAGTTGTGAAAGGCGAAGCCAATCCGGCCAACCAACGGGCAACTCAGGTGCATATTCAGACGGTGCTGCACGTCACGCCAACCATCGATCCACGCGAGGAAAGTACCCGGCGCGTGGACTTTTTGTGTCGCCAGATGATCGACACTGGCCAGCACGCATTGGTATTGGGCATTAGCGGAGGCGTGGATTCCACCGTGGCCGGGCGCTTGGCGCAGCTAGCGGTTGAAAAAGCGCGCTCGCAAGGGGTTAATGCACACTTTTATGCCATGCGCTTGCCTTACGCTATCCAGCACGATGAAGACGACGCGCAGAAGGCGATTGAGTTCATCCAACCCGACAGCGTACTCACCGTGAATGTTAAGCCTGCCAGCGACGCCATGCTGGCATCACTGGAAGAAGGTGGGCTGGCGTTTGAGGATCAGCATCAACGTGATTTCGTGTTGGGAAACATCAAGGCACGCCAGCGCATGGTAGCCCAATATGCCGCCGCTGGCGCACGGGGTGGCCTAGTGGTGGGGACTGATCAGACCGCCGAGGCGTTGATGGGCTTTTTTACTAAATTTGGCGACGGCGCCTGTGACGTTGCACCGCTTACCGGGTTGACCAAGGGGCAGGTGCGCGAGTTGGGTGTGGAACTCGGCGCACCTGCTGAACTGGTCGAAAAGCAACCCACCGCCGATCTGGAGTCCCTTAAGCCACAGTTGGCCGATGAACAAGCGCTGGGTGTCAGCTATGCCGAGATTGATGCCTTTTTGGTGGGTGAGCACGTTAGCGACGCGGCCAGCTCCACTATCATTAAGACGTTCCAGCGCACTGAACACAAACGTCAGCTACCGATCACTCCCTAG
- a CDS encoding exonuclease SbcCD subunit D codes for MRLLHTADWHLGRLFHNLSLLDDQRHVLNQLIDIVDREAVDAVLIAGDIYDRSVPPASAVALLDEVLTELCSVRNLPVVMISGNHDSAQRLGFGARHLRQAGLHILSDLANCDRPVTLSAKGIDIDVFGIPYADPEYVRSQLAADVRDFDSAHRYLVERINAQRHPARPTVLMSHCFVDGGSASDSERPLTLGGAESVAWEPMQDFDYVALGHLHGPQYRGGEHIRYSGSLLKYSFSEASQRKGITLVDIDEKGVRHIEHRPLEPRLDVRILEGELESLIADGVSDPNADDYLLVRLTDRHAILDPMGKLREVYPNVLHLEKPGMLEARGRQQLDRERLQFSALDMFSDFFTQTSGEPMTDEQAEAISQLIGELSRDQEAQE; via the coding sequence ATGCGACTACTACATACCGCCGATTGGCACCTGGGGCGACTGTTCCACAATCTGTCGTTGCTGGATGACCAGCGTCACGTACTCAATCAGCTGATCGACATTGTCGACCGCGAGGCCGTCGATGCGGTACTGATTGCCGGAGATATCTACGACCGTTCGGTGCCGCCTGCCTCGGCGGTGGCACTGCTGGACGAGGTGCTGACAGAGCTGTGTAGCGTGCGCAACCTGCCGGTAGTGATGATTTCCGGTAACCACGACAGCGCCCAACGGCTGGGTTTTGGTGCGCGCCACTTGCGCCAGGCCGGGCTGCATATTCTGTCGGATTTAGCCAATTGTGACCGGCCGGTAACGCTGTCCGCCAAAGGCATCGACATAGACGTTTTCGGTATTCCCTATGCTGACCCCGAGTATGTACGCAGCCAATTGGCAGCGGATGTGCGCGACTTCGATAGCGCCCATCGCTACCTGGTCGAACGAATCAACGCTCAGCGCCACCCAGCCCGCCCCACGGTGCTGATGAGCCACTGCTTTGTGGATGGCGGCAGCGCTTCGGACTCCGAGCGGCCGCTGACGCTGGGAGGTGCCGAGAGTGTGGCCTGGGAGCCGATGCAGGACTTCGACTACGTGGCATTAGGGCATTTGCACGGGCCGCAGTATCGCGGCGGCGAGCATATTCGCTATAGCGGCTCGTTACTCAAGTACAGCTTTTCCGAAGCCAGCCAGCGCAAAGGCATTACCCTGGTGGATATTGACGAGAAGGGCGTGCGGCATATCGAGCACCGCCCACTTGAGCCGCGCCTGGACGTGCGCATTCTGGAAGGAGAGCTTGAATCGTTGATCGCCGACGGTGTTAGCGATCCTAACGCAGACGACTACCTGCTGGTGCGCTTGACCGACCGGCATGCCATCCTCGACCCCATGGGCAAGCTGCGCGAGGTCTATCCCAATGTGCTGCACCTGGAGAAACCCGGCATGCTGGAAGCGCGTGGCCGCCAACAGTTGGATCGCGAGCGGCTGCAGTTCAGCGCACTGGATATGTTCAGCGACTTTTTTACCCAGACCAGTGGCGAGCCCATGACCGACGAGCAAGCCGAGGCAATAAGCCAACTGATTGGCGAGCTAAGCCGCGACCAGGAGGCTCAAGAATGA
- a CDS encoding SLC13 family permease has translation MTVWDQLWVSHQQAKTLLMCALPTSGGSGAGASSNNGSGHQPRPPAYKKPQKVGLLLGPLLFAFVLLFFHPADLSFEGRMVLATTLWVAVWWITEAIPIPVTSLLPIVLLPITGALEGSKVTAAYGNPIIFLFLGGFMIALAMEKWGLHKRIALAIIGVLGTSINRIVLGFMAATGFLSMWVSNTASVMMMLPIGTAIVYQVTQELSKTEGDHSDDIDKFSKALIFGIGYGGTIGGLGTLIGTPPNIILAATVSELFDVQISFAEWLFFAFPVVVILLFAAWLLLTRIIYPVKLGDLPGGKEVIQKEKQALGATSFEEKAVLWVFLFAAFMWISRSFLWEGQLLTIPGIDDTMVAMVAAILLFLIPSKNKGGCLLDWEVAKDVPWGILLLFGGGLAIAAGFSSSGLAEWIGEQMSVLEGVNFLLVILLASAMVLFLTEITSNTATATMILPVLASLALALNVHPFVLMVPAAMAANCAFMLPVGTPPNAIIFATGKIKIIEMVRNGFWLNILALILIVAAVYFLLPMLWDVDLTSYPEAFRD, from the coding sequence ATGACGGTGTGGGACCAGCTTTGGGTCTCCCACCAACAGGCAAAAACACTCTTGATGTGCGCGCTGCCCACCTCGGGTGGGTCAGGCGCTGGCGCGTCCTCAAACAATGGCTCGGGCCATCAGCCGCGTCCACCTGCGTATAAAAAGCCTCAGAAAGTTGGCTTGCTGCTAGGGCCGCTGCTGTTTGCTTTTGTGTTGTTGTTTTTCCATCCCGCCGACCTCAGTTTTGAAGGCCGCATGGTGCTGGCCACGACGCTATGGGTGGCGGTTTGGTGGATTACCGAAGCCATTCCGATTCCGGTGACCTCGCTGTTGCCTATCGTGTTACTACCGATTACCGGTGCGCTGGAGGGCAGTAAGGTCACGGCGGCCTACGGCAACCCGATCATATTCTTGTTCCTGGGCGGCTTTATGATCGCCCTGGCGATGGAGAAATGGGGGCTGCACAAGCGTATTGCACTAGCGATTATTGGCGTGCTGGGCACCAGTATTAATCGCATTGTGTTGGGCTTTATGGCGGCCACCGGGTTCTTGTCGATGTGGGTATCCAACACTGCCTCGGTGATGATGATGCTGCCGATAGGCACGGCGATTGTGTATCAAGTGACCCAGGAGCTAAGCAAAACGGAAGGCGACCACAGCGATGATATCGATAAGTTCAGCAAGGCGCTGATTTTCGGTATCGGCTACGGCGGTACCATCGGCGGCTTGGGCACGCTGATCGGCACGCCGCCCAACATCATTCTCGCGGCGACCGTCTCGGAGCTGTTTGATGTGCAAATTTCTTTCGCCGAGTGGCTATTTTTTGCCTTTCCCGTGGTGGTGATTCTGCTGTTTGCTGCATGGCTACTGCTGACCAGGATTATTTATCCGGTCAAGCTTGGCGATCTGCCCGGTGGTAAAGAAGTTATCCAGAAAGAAAAGCAGGCCCTGGGGGCCACCAGCTTTGAAGAAAAAGCAGTGTTGTGGGTGTTTTTATTCGCTGCTTTTATGTGGATTTCGCGCTCGTTTTTGTGGGAAGGGCAACTGCTGACCATCCCCGGCATTGACGACACCATGGTGGCAATGGTGGCGGCGATTTTACTGTTTTTGATTCCCTCCAAAAATAAGGGTGGCTGCCTGCTGGACTGGGAAGTGGCCAAGGATGTGCCGTGGGGAATCCTGCTGCTGTTCGGCGGGGGCTTGGCGATTGCCGCGGGCTTTAGCTCCTCGGGTCTGGCTGAATGGATCGGCGAGCAAATGAGCGTGCTGGAAGGCGTTAACTTCCTGCTGGTGATTTTACTCGCCAGTGCCATGGTGCTGTTCTTGACCGAGATCACCTCGAACACCGCCACCGCAACGATGATTCTTCCGGTACTGGCGTCGCTGGCGCTGGCGCTAAACGTGCATCCCTTTGTGTTAATGGTGCCTGCGGCCATGGCAGCCAACTGCGCCTTTATGCTGCCGGTGGGTACACCACCTAATGCGATTATCTTCGCCACGGGCAAAATCAAGATCATCGAGATGGTACGTAACGGCTTCTGGCTGAATATCCTGGCGCTGATATTGATCGTCGCCGCGGTCTACTTCCTGCTGCCTATGCTGTGGGACGTCGACCTGACCAGCTACCCGGAGGCGTTTCGTGATTAA
- a CDS encoding AAA family ATPase: MTPLCLTMQAFGPFAGRETVDFAALGQSPLFLINGPTGAGKSSILDALCFALYGQTTGAEREASQMRCDQAAAALLTEVTLDFRLRDEAFRVRRVPQQERPKARGEGTTAQNAEAQLWRLTADGEQGECLVAKSVNDANTQIQGLIGLDANQFRQVMVLPQGKFRELLLAGSKDREVIFSQLFQTQIFQRIEERLRTQANQIERDVNNHRQRVQGILQASEVENEAALDEERSALEPQSAAAQRDYADAKARREAAEHAERKGKELQARFEQQAALSSAKKALLSQQDDIEDAQARLAAHGKTQALATDYHRLQTAQQTDRATREELAQAEAAMVQQQAAQADAQRALENAKPQFEQLPTWRERAFRLNHAVEKCQELAALETQRERLAEQVEGAAAEINRQRPSVEVAEQHATEQERRWHQGQAALLAQRLEAQVPCPVCGSRDHPAPAVVEQAPVTQAEVKQARAALDKARQGIVTAEQHHAQLSQQLADKTAHCQRLRGELGEHASLEALKADQIQLNADIQAAETAWQTAQERAQHAQTALARAETTLNDVRKRQASADSALDEALKAWQRALADSVFDDEEAFNRARLSEADFQRLSNAVTHFQRELAKLEGQLEAVQAHLEGQTPPDLLGLAEQVAEAKAQEQAREQAYQQLAARVAQLNATREKLDAAHAAQASLEAQYRIWGTLSEVANGRTGQRISLQRFVLGVLLDDVLIQASERLVRMSRGRYQLVRREDPSKGNRASGLELDVADTYTGKNRSVATLSGGESFMAALALALGLSDVVQAYAGGIQLDTLFIDEGFGSLDQDALDQAITMLSELQMGGRMIGIISHVSELKEQMPVRVDVRASRHGSTVALQGGV; this comes from the coding sequence ATGACGCCGCTATGCTTAACCATGCAGGCCTTTGGCCCCTTTGCCGGGCGCGAAACCGTCGACTTCGCGGCGCTGGGGCAAAGCCCGCTGTTCTTGATTAACGGCCCCACCGGCGCAGGTAAAAGCTCGATTTTAGATGCGCTGTGCTTTGCCCTTTATGGCCAGACGACCGGCGCTGAGCGCGAGGCAAGCCAAATGCGCTGCGACCAGGCAGCGGCAGCGTTGCTCACCGAGGTAACGCTGGATTTTCGCCTGCGCGATGAGGCCTTCCGGGTACGCCGTGTGCCTCAGCAGGAGCGCCCCAAGGCACGCGGTGAAGGCACCACCGCGCAAAACGCCGAAGCCCAGCTATGGCGGCTGACCGCCGACGGCGAGCAAGGCGAGTGCCTGGTGGCCAAAAGCGTCAACGATGCCAACACCCAGATTCAGGGCCTGATAGGCCTCGACGCCAACCAGTTTCGTCAGGTAATGGTGTTGCCCCAGGGCAAGTTCCGCGAGCTGCTGCTGGCCGGGTCGAAAGACCGCGAAGTGATTTTTTCCCAGCTATTTCAGACACAGATATTCCAGCGCATTGAAGAGCGCCTGCGCACCCAGGCCAATCAGATCGAGCGCGACGTTAATAACCATCGCCAACGGGTGCAGGGTATTTTGCAGGCCAGCGAGGTGGAAAATGAAGCCGCGTTGGACGAAGAACGCAGCGCCCTTGAGCCACAAAGCGCTGCTGCCCAGCGCGACTACGCTGACGCCAAAGCGCGCCGGGAGGCCGCTGAACACGCTGAGCGCAAGGGTAAGGAGTTGCAGGCGCGGTTCGAACAGCAGGCAGCGCTCAGCTCGGCCAAGAAGGCGCTTTTAAGCCAGCAGGACGACATCGAAGACGCCCAGGCCCGCCTGGCCGCCCACGGAAAAACTCAGGCGTTGGCAACAGACTACCATCGCTTGCAAACGGCCCAGCAAACGGACCGCGCTACCCGGGAAGAGCTCGCCCAGGCTGAGGCCGCCATGGTCCAGCAGCAAGCCGCACAGGCCGACGCCCAGCGGGCTCTGGAGAACGCCAAACCGCAATTTGAGCAACTGCCAACATGGCGCGAGCGGGCGTTCCGGCTGAATCACGCGGTTGAGAAGTGCCAAGAGCTGGCCGCGCTTGAAACTCAGCGCGAGCGGCTTGCCGAGCAGGTCGAGGGAGCCGCCGCCGAGATCAATCGACAGCGGCCAAGCGTCGAGGTGGCAGAACAGCATGCCACCGAACAGGAGAGGCGTTGGCACCAAGGCCAGGCGGCTTTGCTCGCCCAGCGCTTGGAAGCCCAGGTGCCTTGCCCGGTATGCGGCAGCCGTGACCACCCGGCCCCTGCCGTGGTCGAGCAAGCGCCCGTCACCCAGGCCGAGGTTAAACAGGCCCGTGCTGCATTGGATAAGGCCCGCCAGGGCATAGTGACAGCCGAGCAGCACCACGCCCAGCTTAGCCAGCAACTCGCCGACAAGACGGCGCATTGTCAGCGGCTGCGTGGCGAGCTGGGCGAGCATGCCTCCCTTGAGGCACTGAAAGCCGACCAGATTCAACTCAACGCCGATATTCAGGCCGCCGAAACCGCCTGGCAAACCGCCCAGGAACGCGCCCAGCATGCACAGACGGCGCTGGCCCGCGCCGAAACAACGCTGAACGATGTTCGCAAGCGTCAGGCCAGCGCCGATAGCGCTCTGGACGAGGCACTGAAGGCCTGGCAGCGCGCCCTGGCCGATAGCGTCTTTGACGATGAGGAGGCGTTTAATAGGGCACGGCTGAGCGAGGCCGATTTCCAGCGGTTGAGCAACGCGGTGACCCATTTTCAACGTGAACTGGCTAAGCTGGAAGGTCAGTTGGAGGCGGTTCAAGCTCACCTTGAGGGACAAACGCCGCCGGACCTGCTCGGCCTGGCCGAGCAAGTCGCCGAGGCAAAGGCCCAGGAGCAAGCCCGCGAGCAGGCCTATCAGCAGCTGGCCGCCCGGGTGGCGCAGCTTAATGCCACGCGTGAAAAACTTGATGCTGCCCACGCCGCCCAAGCATCGCTTGAGGCGCAGTATCGTATATGGGGAACGTTAAGTGAGGTGGCCAACGGGCGTACCGGGCAGCGCATTAGTCTGCAGCGGTTCGTGCTCGGCGTGCTGCTGGACGATGTCTTGATTCAAGCCTCCGAACGTCTGGTACGCATGAGCCGAGGGCGCTATCAGTTGGTCCGCCGGGAGGATCCCTCCAAAGGCAATCGCGCCTCGGGGCTGGAACTGGATGTGGCCGATACCTACACCGGCAAGAACCGGTCAGTGGCCACTTTATCGGGCGGTGAATCCTTTATGGCGGCGCTCGCACTAGCGTTGGGGCTTTCCGACGTGGTGCAGGCTTATGCTGGCGGTATTCAGTTGGATACGTTATTTATCGACGAGGGGTTTGGCAGTCTCGATCAGGATGCATTGGACCAAGCGATTACCATGCTCAGCGAGCTGCAAATGGGCGGGCGCATGATTGGGATTATTTCCCACGTTAGCGAACTGAAAGAGCAAATGCCGGTCCGTGTGGATGTGCGCGCGAGCCGTCATGGAAGTACCGTCGCCCTTCAAGGCGGGGTCTAG
- a CDS encoding CDP-alcohol phosphatidyltransferase family protein, which translates to MLDRWTMPLTHRPLEQLAQQLKGRLTPDQITFGAFLMGITALPLLAWEHYSLALVAVLLNRLGDGLDGALARVNGQTSEAGGFLDIGLDFVFYAAVVLGFALANPMDNALAAALLLFAFIGTGTSFLAFAIAAKQQGVERPDFPQKAFYYLEGLTEGTETVLALVMFCLFPDHFPILATVFAIACLITTATRLWGGYWTLRKRSANEYSAR; encoded by the coding sequence ATGCTTGACCGTTGGACCATGCCGCTAACCCATCGCCCGCTTGAGCAGCTTGCTCAGCAATTGAAAGGCCGCCTAACACCGGACCAGATTACCTTCGGCGCTTTCTTAATGGGTATCACTGCCCTGCCATTGCTGGCATGGGAGCATTACAGCCTTGCCTTAGTAGCCGTGCTGTTGAACCGCTTAGGGGATGGCCTGGATGGTGCGCTGGCCCGGGTAAATGGCCAAACGAGCGAAGCGGGCGGCTTTTTAGATATAGGACTGGATTTTGTGTTTTACGCAGCGGTCGTCCTAGGCTTTGCACTAGCCAACCCAATGGATAATGCCCTCGCCGCCGCTTTGCTGCTGTTTGCCTTTATCGGCACGGGTACGTCGTTTTTAGCCTTTGCGATCGCCGCCAAGCAGCAGGGTGTCGAGCGGCCTGATTTCCCGCAAAAGGCCTTCTACTACTTGGAAGGCCTAACCGAAGGAACCGAAACCGTCCTGGCACTGGTGATGTTTTGTCTATTCCCAGACCACTTCCCAATCCTGGCCACGGTATTTGCCATTGCCTGTCTTATTACCACGGCAACACGGCTATGGGGAGGCTACTGGACACTGCGCAAGCGTTCTGCCAACGAATATAGCGCAAGATAA